Proteins encoded by one window of Natronomonas salsuginis:
- a CDS encoding HD domain-containing protein produces the protein MDIQTVFPEIEAIEDDALRSSVAAAWATAAEDNGIDIADLEAVPWFPPAQRELGIADDDVLLVEHVRDVTACAVGLAESLTDRRYVPNIDMDVIVAGALVHDVSKLYEFDGMERTEIGRLLGHPHFGVLVTARADLPVEMAHIVLSHTPRTNVEPATLEAELVRRADEASETAIKANVLTDLRDA, from the coding sequence ATGGACATCCAAACGGTGTTTCCGGAGATCGAAGCCATAGAGGATGATGCGCTCCGCTCGAGCGTCGCGGCGGCGTGGGCGACCGCTGCGGAAGACAACGGGATCGACATCGCGGATCTCGAAGCGGTGCCGTGGTTTCCGCCGGCCCAACGCGAGCTCGGGATCGCCGACGACGACGTGTTGCTCGTCGAACACGTTCGGGACGTGACCGCGTGTGCTGTCGGCCTCGCGGAATCGCTCACCGATCGGCGCTACGTCCCCAATATCGACATGGACGTGATCGTCGCCGGGGCGCTCGTCCACGACGTCTCGAAACTCTACGAGTTTGATGGGATGGAGCGGACCGAGATCGGGCGACTACTCGGTCATCCGCATTTCGGCGTGTTGGTGACAGCCCGCGCCGACCTGCCGGTCGAGATGGCGCACATCGTGCTCTCGCACACGCCCCGAACGAACGTCGAGCCCGCGACGCTGGAAGCCGAACTCGTCCGTCGGGCCGACGAGGCGTCGGAGACGGCGATCAAAGCGAACGTGCTCACGGACCTTCGAGACGCATGA
- a CDS encoding CBS domain-containing protein: MNIADIATEEFIQVDTDERLGKVRSIFERENPKGIVVTEGGAYAGILTERQLIQSHIADDAKVNVLARNNVPRVEREANIRDVARMLVEGGTKVAPVFEDGDLWGIVTEDEILDAVLDNLDVLTVEQIYTDSVVTLEEDDRLGKVINYLRENDISRLPVVNENGRLSGMVTTHDIAEFAVRTMERQHKGDRSGDTDRMLDLPVYDLMNSPVETIGREETVSAAVERMFDHNYAGLVVTPDDDETIVAGILTKTDVLRALTYTEEENMDVQITNIDLLETISREDIQEAITDVADKYQAMQVHHAHVRLTEHKERLRGTPLVYCQIRLRTNHGQVAGSGEGYGAETAFHVALDKLERNVLELKGIRADEQYEGQLLRKLNEL, encoded by the coding sequence ATGAATATCGCAGATATCGCCACCGAGGAGTTCATTCAGGTGGACACCGACGAGCGGCTTGGCAAGGTTCGATCCATCTTCGAACGAGAGAACCCGAAGGGCATCGTAGTCACCGAAGGCGGTGCGTACGCCGGAATTCTCACCGAACGGCAGCTGATCCAGTCACACATCGCCGATGACGCGAAGGTGAACGTCCTCGCTCGAAACAACGTCCCCCGAGTGGAACGAGAGGCCAACATCCGCGATGTCGCTCGAATGCTCGTAGAGGGCGGCACGAAGGTTGCCCCCGTCTTCGAGGACGGCGATCTGTGGGGGATCGTCACCGAGGACGAGATCCTCGACGCGGTTCTCGACAATCTCGACGTCCTCACCGTCGAGCAGATCTACACCGACAGCGTCGTCACCCTCGAAGAAGACGACCGACTCGGCAAGGTAATCAACTACCTGCGAGAGAACGACATTTCGCGCCTGCCGGTGGTCAACGAGAACGGCCGGCTGAGCGGGATGGTGACGACCCACGACATCGCCGAGTTCGCCGTCCGAACGATGGAGCGCCAGCACAAGGGCGACCGCTCCGGAGACACGGATCGGATGCTCGATCTGCCCGTCTACGATCTTATGAACAGCCCCGTCGAGACGATCGGCCGGGAGGAGACGGTTTCAGCCGCCGTCGAGCGGATGTTCGACCACAATTACGCCGGCCTCGTCGTCACGCCCGACGACGACGAAACGATAGTAGCGGGCATCCTCACGAAGACCGACGTGCTCAGGGCGCTCACCTACACCGAGGAGGAGAACATGGACGTCCAGATCACAAACATCGACCTCCTCGAGACGATCTCCCGCGAGGACATACAGGAGGCCATCACGGACGTGGCGGACAAGTACCAGGCCATGCAGGTCCATCATGCCCACGTCCGGCTCACCGAACACAAAGAGCGGCTCCGCGGGACGCCACTGGTCTACTGTCAGATCCGCCTCCGAACGAACCACGGGCAGGTCGCCGGCTCCGGCGAGGGGTACGGCGCGGAGACCGCCTTCCACGTCGCGCTCGACAAACTCGAACGGAACGTCCTCGAACTGAAGGGGATCCGCGCGGACGAGCAGTACGAGGGACAGCTACTCAGAAAGCTCAACGAGTTGTGA
- the hemA gene encoding glutamyl-tRNA reductase: MTKGPETEVVTGVSVSHSDARVEQIETVAADSTAEAVRALYDQAGVTEAFVLQTCNRAEAYVVAETAAAGRDALATYLDGVDPTVARTLDHEASLRHLMSVACGLESLVLGEDQIIGQIRDAYETARGLGAIGPTLDDALLKALHVGERARSETAINEGTLSLGSAAVRFAESRHGLDEATALVVGAGEMATLAAKVLDEPVTRLIIANRTRSSAEYLARQLDTETSTVRLDALPVAAAEADIVVSATASPEHVVEADALETAGETCVIDIAQPRDVEPDAESLPHVSVYDLDTIETVTDETKLKRQAAAEAVESMIDDELKHLLSQYKRKRADQVIGAMYEGAERIKARELRTAIARLEGESDDGVSEAEREILESMADALVGQLLSAPTQSLRDAAEKDDWSTIHTALRLFGPAFDPDPATPPTTPDAIPEEMRERMPAGIIEQLTEDD; the protein is encoded by the coding sequence GTGACCAAGGGACCAGAAACCGAAGTCGTTACCGGCGTTAGCGTTTCACACAGCGACGCGCGTGTCGAACAGATCGAAACCGTCGCCGCCGACTCGACGGCGGAAGCCGTCCGCGCGCTGTACGATCAAGCCGGCGTTACGGAGGCGTTCGTCCTCCAGACGTGCAACCGCGCGGAGGCGTACGTCGTCGCCGAGACCGCGGCGGCCGGACGGGACGCGCTCGCGACGTATCTCGACGGCGTCGATCCGACCGTCGCCAGAACGCTCGATCACGAGGCGAGCCTCAGACACCTCATGTCGGTCGCTTGCGGCCTCGAGTCGCTCGTGTTGGGCGAAGACCAGATCATCGGACAGATCCGCGACGCCTACGAGACCGCGCGCGGCCTCGGGGCGATTGGGCCGACGCTGGACGACGCGCTGTTGAAAGCGCTCCACGTCGGCGAGCGAGCGCGGAGCGAGACGGCGATCAACGAGGGGACGCTCTCACTCGGCTCGGCGGCGGTACGGTTCGCCGAGTCACGACACGGGCTGGACGAGGCGACCGCGCTGGTCGTCGGAGCTGGGGAGATGGCGACGCTCGCGGCGAAGGTACTCGATGAGCCGGTCACCAGACTCATCATCGCGAACCGGACCCGGTCGAGCGCCGAATATCTCGCAAGGCAGCTCGACACGGAAACCTCGACGGTCAGGCTGGACGCACTCCCTGTCGCCGCTGCCGAGGCCGACATCGTCGTCTCGGCGACCGCAAGCCCCGAGCACGTCGTCGAGGCGGACGCGCTCGAAACCGCCGGGGAGACGTGCGTCATCGACATCGCCCAGCCGAGGGACGTCGAGCCCGACGCGGAGTCACTGCCGCACGTCTCGGTGTACGACCTCGATACGATCGAAACCGTCACCGACGAGACGAAGCTGAAGCGGCAGGCGGCCGCCGAAGCCGTCGAATCGATGATCGACGACGAGCTCAAGCACCTCCTGAGTCAGTACAAACGAAAGCGCGCCGACCAGGTCATCGGCGCGATGTACGAGGGAGCCGAACGGATCAAAGCCCGCGAGCTCCGGACCGCGATCGCACGGTTAGAGGGCGAATCGGACGACGGCGTCTCGGAGGCCGAGCGCGAGATCCTCGAATCGATGGCCGACGCCCTCGTGGGACAGCTCCTGTCGGCCCCCACCCAGAGCCTCCGCGACGCAGCCGAAAAGGACGACTGGTCGACGATCCACACGGCGTTGCGGCTCTTCGGCCCCGCCTTCGATCCGGACCCTGCAACTCCACCGACGACGCCCGATGCGATCCCCGAGGAGATGCGCGAGCGGATGCCGGCGGGCATCATCGAGCAGTTGACCGAGGACGACTGA